In Spirochaeta thermophila DSM 6578, the following proteins share a genomic window:
- the alr gene encoding alanine racemase: MRGTHAVIYLPHLRHNLREIRRRVGEGRMVCAAVKADAYGHGAVRVGRVLVEEGVEMLGVATPEEGAELVEAGVGARVLLLGLTDGAGLELAVEAGVELAVGDREYVREVVRVARAKGRRVRVHVEVDTGMGRTGCAPEEAVGVVEEVEGAGVLELAGMWTHFPSSDEADDGFTEAQVERFLQVVGRVRARGISPGLLHAANSGGIIGHPPSWLDMVRPGISLYGYYPSEEQERTLSLLPVMEFVSQVVFLKKVRKGTPVSYGRTWRAPRDTWIATVAAGYADGYSRLLSSRAEVLIRGRRYPVVGRVCMDQFMVDVGPHLEVARYDRVVLFGPDPAGPSAEELARLVGTIPYEITCAVSRRVPRVYVEESPYLSGGSSSAHRGGLTR, encoded by the coding sequence GTGCGTGGCACGCATGCGGTGATCTATCTCCCACACCTCAGGCACAATCTGCGGGAGATCAGGCGGCGGGTGGGGGAGGGGCGGATGGTGTGTGCGGCGGTGAAGGCGGATGCGTACGGCCATGGGGCGGTTCGAGTGGGGAGGGTGTTGGTGGAGGAGGGGGTGGAGATGCTCGGGGTGGCGACGCCGGAGGAGGGGGCGGAGCTGGTGGAGGCGGGGGTGGGGGCGAGGGTGTTGCTTCTTGGGCTCACGGATGGCGCGGGGCTGGAGCTCGCGGTGGAGGCGGGGGTGGAGCTCGCGGTGGGGGACAGGGAGTATGTGCGTGAGGTGGTGAGGGTGGCGAGGGCGAAGGGGAGGAGGGTGCGGGTGCACGTGGAGGTGGACACGGGGATGGGGCGGACGGGGTGTGCGCCCGAGGAGGCGGTGGGGGTGGTGGAGGAGGTGGAGGGGGCGGGGGTGCTGGAGCTTGCGGGGATGTGGACGCACTTCCCTTCGTCGGACGAGGCCGATGACGGGTTCACCGAGGCCCAGGTGGAGCGGTTTCTCCAGGTGGTGGGGCGGGTGAGGGCGCGGGGGATCTCGCCGGGGCTGCTCCACGCGGCCAACTCAGGAGGGATTATCGGGCATCCTCCTTCCTGGCTCGACATGGTGAGACCAGGGATTTCCCTCTACGGCTACTACCCTTCCGAGGAGCAGGAGCGAACCCTTTCCCTCCTCCCGGTGATGGAGTTCGTCTCGCAGGTGGTCTTTCTCAAGAAGGTGCGGAAGGGCACCCCTGTCTCCTACGGCCGCACGTGGCGCGCGCCGCGTGATACCTGGATCGCCACCGTGGCCGCAGGCTATGCCGACGGCTATAGCAGGCTCCTCTCTTCACGGGCCGAGGTGCTCATACGGGGGAGGCGCTACCCTGTGGTGGGTCGGGTGTGCATGGACCAGTTCATGGTGGATGTAGGGCCCCACCTTGAGGTGGCCCGCTATGATCGGGTGGTGCTCTTCGGGCCTGATCCTGCAGGTCCGTCGGCCGAGGAGCTCGCCCGACTGGTGGGCACGATTCCCTATGAGATCACCTGCGCGGTCTCACGCCGGGTGCCGCGTGTGTACGTGGAGGAGAGTCCCTACCTTTCTGGGGGATCGAGCTCTGCCCACAGAGGCGGACTCACGAGGTAG
- a CDS encoding InlB B-repeat-containing protein, with protein sequence MKRVFMAWLSVSALLLLVLTGCPIPTGSEDEGGGGTDVFFTVTVDNNAPNRGVVVDQEGFTFQGESSSKKYKEGTQVTLTAIPTNNYKFSYWSYSGSIKTEETLTFTVTKDVSIGVVFTLRNLTLEVEPEGAGTILKDPDKEDYKDGENVELTADPATGYLFNYWEFSDGSISNDNPLQYEVGRLETVVAHFVNEQSPGYTLTIEEATGGTVSVDLKKNYYQSGETVTLTAHPEENSRYLLEKWIVTVGGTSQEFQDNPLQITFSSSDITVEPVFEEGVTLSVSVNPSNGGSVNVSPQAPGEYDGAALYLPGSQVTLTAVESTFYLFTGWTGDYASTDAEIQIELTGDMSLTAVFERGVSVSLTTEGSGTISYDPAPQKEADGKLIYQQGTQVAFTAIPSQGWVFKEWDISNLQNVPSDLTQSQIEVSMEPIDSTSTVEITAHFLKECTISVAPEDVSYVTIDPSTGPYYTGDSITVTVTPPSGQMLDSWIALPTWVPEEYAGYTSFTVTLEDDLTLDPEFVQRDWLIMVYMAGDNDLEPNAIADFNEMEEVDRTGSGVEIVVLFDRASGYDYSNGSWTSTRAYRVVKDPNGADSTIVSERISLPTLGITPTSSVERNMGDPDTISGFIQDAMSAYPAAHYALIFWNHGGGWRSLSTRSLPGSLSTLPVRERHDTKVICLDEYSGDYLYTQEIGAGLAAGLGSQTLDVVGFDLCLGGMAEIMYEVASYADYFIGSEDLEPGDGWEYSLWIPDFITNGKTAQAFCQAVVDAYSQHYAGESWVTLAAVDLDAFMNSVIPAFYDLAGLVDEAITDATTQQAVATAITPLFASPQGSDGTYEYVDFHADLGQFAQAMLSVFAGNTQIETAATILANAVSSAVVAEWHSSDYQAQLGAEPGGISMYYMMGVYDASTGDLLTVTHSSAYVRGSGVSYPLSFVEDTSNTWVIDSHGTPDNYDDDTGLLNTLFYVQF encoded by the coding sequence ATGAAACGTGTCTTCATGGCGTGGCTCAGCGTGTCAGCACTCCTTCTCCTCGTGCTCACCGGGTGTCCTATACCCACAGGTTCTGAGGATGAAGGAGGAGGGGGAACGGATGTCTTTTTCACGGTAACTGTTGATAATAATGCCCCCAACAGGGGAGTAGTAGTGGATCAGGAGGGCTTTACCTTCCAAGGCGAATCCAGCTCAAAGAAATACAAAGAGGGTACTCAGGTTACACTCACTGCGATTCCCACCAACAACTACAAGTTTAGTTATTGGTCCTATTCGGGGAGTATCAAAACCGAAGAGACGCTCACTTTTACAGTTACAAAAGATGTCTCGATTGGAGTAGTTTTCACTTTGCGTAATCTTACTCTGGAGGTTGAGCCCGAAGGGGCGGGGACAATCCTTAAGGATCCAGATAAGGAAGATTACAAGGACGGTGAGAATGTAGAACTTACCGCCGACCCTGCTACAGGATATCTGTTCAACTACTGGGAATTTTCGGATGGGAGTATTTCCAATGATAATCCTCTACAGTATGAGGTAGGGAGATTAGAAACCGTTGTAGCCCACTTCGTTAACGAGCAGAGTCCTGGGTACACACTTACGATAGAAGAAGCCACGGGAGGTACGGTCTCTGTCGATCTTAAGAAGAACTACTATCAAAGTGGGGAAACGGTTACACTTACTGCTCATCCTGAGGAAAATTCTCGTTACCTTCTGGAGAAGTGGATCGTGACAGTAGGCGGTACATCACAGGAATTCCAGGATAATCCTCTCCAGATTACATTTTCCTCTTCTGATATTACCGTTGAACCTGTATTTGAAGAGGGGGTCACTCTATCTGTAAGTGTGAATCCCTCCAATGGTGGTTCTGTAAATGTTTCGCCCCAGGCTCCGGGAGAGTATGATGGGGCCGCCCTTTATCTCCCAGGAAGCCAGGTTACTCTTACTGCAGTCGAAAGCACTTTCTACCTCTTCACAGGATGGACGGGAGATTATGCTTCCACAGATGCTGAAATTCAGATTGAGCTTACAGGTGATATGTCTCTCACTGCGGTATTCGAAAGAGGAGTGAGTGTAAGTCTGACAACTGAGGGAAGCGGTACAATCTCTTACGATCCTGCTCCCCAAAAAGAAGCCGATGGGAAACTTATTTATCAGCAGGGAACACAGGTGGCTTTTACCGCAATACCTTCGCAAGGGTGGGTGTTTAAGGAATGGGATATCTCGAATCTGCAGAATGTACCTTCTGATCTTACACAGAGTCAAATCGAAGTGTCGATGGAGCCCATAGATTCTACTTCCACAGTAGAGATCACCGCCCATTTCCTGAAAGAGTGCACTATCTCTGTTGCCCCAGAAGATGTATCGTATGTAACAATCGATCCTTCCACCGGCCCCTACTACACTGGAGATTCGATCACCGTCACCGTGACGCCGCCTTCCGGGCAGATGCTCGACTCCTGGATCGCTCTCCCCACATGGGTTCCGGAAGAGTACGCCGGCTACACGAGCTTCACCGTGACCCTGGAAGATGATCTTACCCTCGATCCAGAGTTCGTCCAGAGAGACTGGCTCATCATGGTGTACATGGCGGGTGACAACGACCTCGAGCCCAATGCCATTGCAGACTTTAATGAGATGGAAGAGGTCGATAGAACAGGTTCGGGTGTGGAGATCGTGGTGCTCTTCGACAGGGCGAGCGGGTACGACTATTCCAACGGAAGCTGGACGAGCACCCGTGCGTACCGGGTGGTGAAGGATCCCAACGGGGCCGATTCGACGATCGTCTCGGAACGTATCTCCCTGCCTACGCTTGGGATTACTCCTACCAGCAGTGTGGAACGCAACATGGGCGATCCGGATACCATAAGCGGCTTCATCCAGGACGCCATGTCGGCCTACCCTGCCGCTCACTATGCCCTCATCTTCTGGAACCACGGGGGTGGGTGGCGGAGCCTTTCCACAAGGTCGCTCCCCGGTTCGCTCTCCACGCTCCCGGTGAGAGAGAGACACGACACCAAGGTGATATGTCTCGACGAGTACTCTGGAGACTACCTCTATACCCAGGAGATTGGCGCCGGTCTTGCAGCCGGGCTTGGCTCGCAGACCCTGGATGTGGTGGGCTTTGATCTGTGTCTCGGCGGTATGGCAGAGATCATGTACGAGGTGGCATCGTATGCAGACTACTTCATAGGCTCGGAGGACCTCGAGCCTGGTGATGGCTGGGAGTACTCCCTCTGGATACCGGACTTCATCACCAACGGGAAGACCGCGCAGGCCTTCTGCCAGGCGGTGGTGGATGCCTACTCCCAGCACTATGCGGGAGAGTCCTGGGTGACGCTTGCTGCGGTGGATCTCGATGCCTTCATGAACAGCGTGATCCCCGCCTTCTACGACCTTGCAGGCCTGGTGGATGAGGCCATCACGGATGCGACCACACAGCAGGCCGTAGCTACAGCCATTACACCACTCTTTGCAAGCCCTCAGGGGAGTGATGGAACCTATGAGTATGTAGACTTCCACGCAGATCTGGGGCAATTCGCCCAGGCCATGCTCTCGGTTTTTGCGGGGAACACGCAGATAGAGACAGCTGCCACCATACTGGCGAACGCCGTCTCCTCGGCGGTGGTAGCCGAATGGCACAGCAGCGACTACCAGGCGCAACTCGGTGCCGAGCCCGGCGGCATCTCTATGTACTACATGATGGGAGTGTATGATGCCTCGACCGGAGATCTTCTCACGGTAACTCACTCCTCGGCCTACGTGCGTGGCTCCGGCGTAAGTTATCCGCTCTCGTTCGTAGAGGATACAAGCAACACGTGGGTCATCGACTCCCACGGGACGCCGGATAATTACGATGATGATACCGGCCTCCTCAATACCTTGTTCTATGTGCAATTCTAG
- the aroC gene encoding chorismate synthase translates to MPGNSFGTLFRITTFGESHGHAVGVIVDGVPPLLDLSEEDIQKELDRRKPGQSEVGTPRKESDIVHIYSGVFQGKTTGTPLMMILYNQDTRPGDYEAIARLFRPGHADYTYHKKYRIRDYRGSGRASGRETAARVAAGAVAKKILAQRGISIIAYTLRAAGIQCRTFDPGVIEKNPMRACDPEAAEKMVERIRRIKEERDSVGGIVECRIRGVPPGLGEPVFDKLDADLAKAMLSIGAVKGIEFGAGFRAADMRGSEHNDQMNAQGFLTNNAGGILGGISTGEEIVFRVVVKPTSSIARPQRTIDIDGNETEIITEGRHDACICPRIVPVVEAMAAIVIEDHYKRQEAMWK, encoded by the coding sequence ATGCCAGGAAATAGCTTCGGCACGCTCTTCAGGATCACCACCTTCGGCGAGTCGCACGGCCATGCGGTGGGCGTGATCGTCGACGGGGTGCCTCCCCTCCTCGACCTCTCGGAAGAGGACATCCAGAAGGAGCTCGACCGCCGCAAGCCGGGTCAGTCGGAGGTGGGCACCCCGCGCAAGGAGTCGGACATCGTCCACATCTACTCCGGGGTCTTTCAGGGCAAGACCACGGGCACCCCGCTCATGATGATCCTCTACAACCAGGACACGCGGCCCGGAGACTACGAGGCCATCGCCCGCCTCTTCAGGCCAGGTCACGCCGACTACACCTATCACAAGAAGTACCGGATACGCGACTACAGGGGGAGCGGCCGCGCCTCGGGGCGGGAGACCGCAGCCCGGGTGGCCGCCGGGGCCGTGGCCAAGAAGATCCTCGCCCAGCGGGGCATCTCCATCATCGCCTACACCCTGCGGGCTGCAGGGATCCAGTGCCGCACCTTCGACCCCGGCGTGATAGAGAAGAACCCCATGCGGGCCTGCGACCCTGAGGCGGCCGAGAAGATGGTGGAGCGCATCCGCAGGATAAAGGAAGAACGCGACAGCGTGGGGGGGATCGTGGAGTGCCGGATCAGGGGGGTACCGCCGGGGCTCGGGGAGCCGGTCTTCGATAAGCTCGACGCCGACCTCGCCAAGGCCATGCTCTCCATCGGTGCGGTGAAGGGGATCGAGTTCGGGGCAGGGTTCAGGGCGGCCGACATGAGGGGAAGCGAACACAACGACCAGATGAACGCCCAGGGCTTCCTCACCAACAACGCGGGAGGGATCCTCGGCGGCATCTCCACCGGGGAGGAGATCGTCTTCCGCGTGGTGGTCAAGCCCACCTCCTCCATCGCACGACCGCAGCGCACCATCGACATCGATGGCAACGAGACCGAGATCATCACCGAGGGCCGACACGATGCGTGCATCTGTCCCAGGATCGTGCCCGTGGTGGAGGCCATGGCGGCCATCGTGATCGAAGACCACTACAAGCGCCAGGAGGCCATGTGGAAGTAG
- a CDS encoding shikimate kinase, with product MQSIVLVGLKHVGKTSAGVALARLLGLPCFDVDEEVVRIHEAETGTRRPVREIYRLLGKEGFQDLERRAARELAARARLRPCVIATGGGICDNPGALSALKEVGVVVYLQEEPHILFERIVEGGLPPFLEGPDPWEAFLALYERRHQAYLSQAHVVVRARGTWEDELARSILAALEEHGYARK from the coding sequence ATGCAGAGCATCGTCCTGGTGGGACTCAAACACGTGGGGAAAACCTCGGCAGGTGTGGCGCTCGCACGACTTCTCGGCCTTCCGTGCTTCGATGTGGACGAGGAGGTGGTGCGCATCCACGAGGCCGAGACGGGCACCAGGCGCCCGGTGAGGGAGATCTACCGACTCCTCGGGAAGGAGGGCTTCCAGGACCTGGAGCGCCGGGCCGCCAGAGAGCTCGCTGCACGGGCACGGCTCAGGCCATGCGTCATCGCCACCGGCGGGGGCATCTGCGACAACCCCGGGGCCCTCTCAGCCCTCAAGGAGGTGGGCGTGGTGGTCTACCTTCAGGAGGAGCCGCACATCCTCTTCGAGCGCATCGTGGAGGGGGGACTGCCCCCCTTCCTCGAGGGACCAGACCCCTGGGAGGCCTTCCTTGCCCTCTACGAGCGCAGGCACCAGGCATACCTGAGCCAGGCCCACGTGGTGGTCCGCGCACGGGGCACCTGGGAGGACGAGCTCGCACGCTCGATACTTGCTGCACTGGAGGAACACGGCTATGCCAGGAAATAG
- a CDS encoding GntR family transcriptional regulator, whose amino-acid sequence MSTRRRPPRERASDRAYRTIKQAIMEGKLPCGTRLSKRGMAEFCGVSVIPVVEALNRLESEGLVESHPYYGSRVIVPNEEQLADMYILREAVEAQAVRILCYTIGIDEIEALRKTAAYVDSLAGKAHEDTDFDEAHYSFHFELVKLTGSTLLLESLERIHLFTLLVKSEEKYQEVPLIKEYSHLDVVNAIARRDPDEAARTMRRHIYRSYLVSPPLWAELDPPER is encoded by the coding sequence ATGAGCACACGACGGCGCCCGCCTCGTGAACGGGCCTCTGACAGGGCCTACCGCACCATCAAACAGGCCATCATGGAGGGGAAGCTCCCGTGCGGCACCCGCCTGAGCAAGCGGGGCATGGCCGAGTTCTGCGGGGTGAGCGTCATCCCCGTGGTGGAGGCGCTCAACCGCCTCGAGAGCGAGGGGCTCGTGGAATCCCACCCCTACTACGGCTCGCGGGTCATCGTCCCGAACGAGGAACAGCTCGCCGACATGTACATCCTCCGTGAGGCGGTGGAAGCCCAGGCCGTGAGGATCCTGTGCTACACCATAGGAATCGACGAGATAGAGGCCCTCAGAAAGACCGCCGCCTACGTGGACTCGCTCGCAGGCAAGGCACACGAGGATACGGATTTCGACGAGGCGCACTACTCCTTCCACTTCGAGCTCGTGAAGCTCACCGGGAGCACGCTCCTCCTGGAGAGCCTGGAACGGATCCACCTCTTCACCCTGCTCGTGAAATCGGAAGAGAAGTACCAGGAAGTGCCGCTCATAAAGGAGTACTCACACCTCGACGTGGTGAACGCCATCGCCCGCCGCGACCCCGACGAGGCTGCCCGTACCATGCGGCGTCACATCTATCGATCCTACCTCGTGAGTCCGCCTCTGTGGGCAGAGCTCGATCCCCCAGAAAGGTAG
- a CDS encoding Na/Pi cotransporter family protein: protein MAVVWKIINFIGGLSVFFYGMRLMSLGLRKRAGGRLRKVLKSFSDTPLKGVFSGTFVTSVVQSSSATTVLVVSLVNAGLLALEEAIGIVFGANIGTTFTAWIVSFFGFKFSLSSLVLPVFALALPLMFNKNEKVREVAEALFGFSLVFLGLSIIKDQVPDVQVTEQSATFFRFFHHESFLSVLAFVLLGTLATMILQSSSTTVAITLTLLYKGWISFPLACAAVLGENIGTTVTALLASIPMNRQAKRIAYAHTLFNITGVLWMLAVFPWFVKLVDIVVPGPVSDAGLVTYHLSAFHTMFNIINTFLFIWFVKPYAALLRRILPEEAAKEELVLVASPFPESLESNLVLIEKALSRMAERVFDMALVILHSLGGDDADLDRMAEQAREMELRFDEMEEAIHVTLTRCATESMAEEQARRLMAYQLISRALESMSDSLYRVARLLKQRGDLSIPFHKKGMEELQDYLQIILDFLRYNVSYLSGELAAYDVEHAYRLEQRIDGMRDSLRKRARKKLAKGADVRGELLFMDVVRHLEHVGDYSLDVSQAIKEMAG from the coding sequence ATGGCGGTAGTCTGGAAGATCATCAACTTCATAGGAGGCCTCTCGGTCTTCTTCTATGGCATGCGCCTCATGAGTCTGGGACTGCGTAAGCGCGCAGGCGGGCGACTCCGGAAGGTGCTCAAGTCCTTCAGCGACACGCCCCTCAAAGGGGTCTTCTCCGGTACGTTCGTGACCTCGGTGGTCCAGAGCTCGTCGGCCACCACGGTGCTCGTGGTGAGTCTGGTGAACGCGGGCCTCCTCGCCCTGGAGGAGGCGATCGGGATCGTCTTCGGTGCCAATATCGGCACCACCTTCACCGCCTGGATCGTCTCGTTTTTCGGCTTCAAGTTCTCCCTCTCATCCCTCGTGCTTCCTGTGTTCGCCCTCGCCCTCCCCCTCATGTTCAACAAGAACGAGAAGGTGAGGGAGGTGGCGGAGGCCCTCTTCGGGTTCTCCCTGGTGTTCCTGGGGCTTTCGATCATCAAGGACCAGGTCCCCGATGTGCAGGTGACCGAACAGAGCGCGACGTTCTTCAGGTTCTTCCACCATGAGAGCTTCCTCTCGGTACTCGCTTTCGTCCTCCTGGGGACGCTCGCCACCATGATCCTTCAGTCGTCGAGTACCACGGTGGCCATCACCCTCACCCTGCTCTACAAGGGGTGGATCTCGTTTCCCCTCGCGTGCGCCGCGGTGCTCGGTGAGAACATCGGTACCACGGTGACCGCGCTCCTCGCCTCCATCCCCATGAACCGCCAGGCCAAACGGATCGCCTACGCCCACACGCTCTTCAACATCACCGGGGTGCTCTGGATGCTCGCCGTCTTCCCGTGGTTCGTGAAGCTCGTGGACATCGTGGTGCCGGGGCCGGTGAGTGACGCCGGGCTCGTCACCTACCACCTTTCGGCCTTCCACACCATGTTCAACATCATCAACACCTTTCTGTTCATCTGGTTCGTGAAGCCCTACGCCGCCCTCTTGAGGCGTATCCTCCCGGAAGAGGCGGCGAAAGAAGAGCTGGTGCTCGTGGCCTCGCCCTTCCCCGAGAGCCTCGAGTCCAACTTGGTCTTGATAGAGAAGGCCCTCTCCAGGATGGCCGAGCGGGTCTTCGACATGGCCTTGGTGATCCTCCACTCCTTGGGAGGAGACGACGCCGACCTCGACCGGATGGCGGAGCAGGCCCGCGAGATGGAGCTGCGTTTCGACGAGATGGAGGAGGCCATCCACGTGACCCTCACCAGGTGCGCGACCGAATCGATGGCTGAGGAGCAGGCGAGACGACTCATGGCGTATCAGCTCATAAGCCGGGCCCTCGAGAGCATGAGCGACAGCCTCTACCGGGTGGCGCGGCTCCTCAAACAGCGGGGTGACCTCAGTATCCCCTTCCACAAGAAGGGGATGGAGGAGCTGCAGGACTACCTCCAGATCATCCTCGACTTTCTGCGCTACAACGTGAGCTACCTCTCGGGAGAGCTGGCGGCCTACGATGTGGAGCACGCCTACAGGCTCGAGCAACGGATCGACGGTATGCGAGACTCCCTGAGGAAACGGGCGAGGAAGAAGCTCGCCAAGGGGGCCGACGTGAGGGGAGAGCTCCTCTTCATGGACGTGGTGCGACACCTGGAGCACGTGGGTGACTACTCGCTCGACGTGTCACAGGCGATAAAAGAGATGGCCGGCTGA
- the argF gene encoding ornithine carbamoyltransferase encodes MGVNLAGRSFLSLFDFTAEEIRYLLRLSHELKGLRRAGVRRRLLEGRHVVLIFEKTSTRTRCAFEVAAADEGAHVTFLTNSQLGKKESLEDTARVLGRFYDGIGFRGYAQETVEALARYSGVPVWNGLTDECHPTQALADVMTIEEYVRKPLSQVKLVFVGDARNNVARSLLVISAKLGMHFVAVCPPALSPDAEFLARAEEVARGTGARIEITDDLDGVEGADALYTDVWVSMGEEEKLEERIRLLEPYRVDMALIARTGNPEVLFLHCLPSFHDTNTEMGRLVYERFGIKEMEVSDEVFRSRHSVVFEEAENRLHTIKAVMLATLGAV; translated from the coding sequence ATGGGGGTCAACCTTGCAGGACGTTCGTTCCTCTCGCTCTTCGACTTTACGGCCGAGGAGATCCGGTATCTCCTCCGGCTCTCGCACGAGCTCAAGGGGCTGCGCAGGGCGGGGGTGAGGAGACGTCTCCTGGAGGGGCGACACGTGGTCCTCATCTTCGAGAAGACCTCCACGAGGACGCGGTGTGCCTTCGAGGTGGCGGCTGCGGACGAGGGGGCGCATGTGACGTTCCTCACCAACAGTCAGCTCGGCAAGAAGGAGTCGCTCGAGGATACGGCGCGGGTGCTCGGGAGGTTCTACGATGGGATCGGCTTCAGGGGGTATGCCCAGGAGACGGTGGAGGCGCTCGCCCGCTACTCCGGGGTTCCGGTGTGGAACGGGCTCACCGATGAGTGCCACCCCACGCAGGCCCTCGCCGATGTGATGACCATAGAGGAATACGTCCGCAAGCCGCTCTCGCAGGTGAAGCTGGTCTTCGTAGGGGATGCCCGGAACAACGTGGCCCGCTCCCTGCTGGTGATCTCGGCCAAGCTCGGGATGCACTTCGTGGCGGTCTGTCCTCCTGCCCTCTCTCCGGATGCGGAGTTCCTCGCACGGGCAGAGGAGGTGGCGCGGGGGACGGGGGCCCGTATCGAGATCACCGATGACCTCGATGGGGTTGAGGGGGCGGATGCCCTCTACACCGATGTGTGGGTCTCCATGGGCGAGGAGGAGAAGCTGGAGGAGCGGATCCGTCTCCTCGAGCCGTACAGGGTGGATATGGCCCTCATAGCCCGGACGGGGAATCCCGAGGTGCTCTTCCTCCATTGCCTCCCTTCGTTCCACGATACGAATACCGAGATGGGGCGCCTTGTGTACGAGCGTTTCGGCATAAAGGAGATGGAGGTCTCCGACGAGGTCTTCAGGAGCCGGCACTCGGTGGTGTTCGAGGAGGCGGAGAACCGGCTTCACACCATCAAGGCGGTGATGCTTGCCACGCTGGGGGCGGTGTAG